One genomic window of Psychrobacillus sp. INOP01 includes the following:
- a CDS encoding CPBP family intramembrane glutamic endopeptidase, with product MFRQSPIYQLVLSLILAYCLSWITFSNEKVFWYFYTFSVFFLMAAFFYFSKMEEDNNSIRLSFLGIMFGLLSYAGILGTYLIMDMGPAYLTNSIDKFLSHYGPTAIWHYLLLIFIIAPGEEVFWRGLIQQQLKKYMQPKFAVILSSLLFGLSFIFTGFWIGILGGFFVGLVFGILYEWKKSITAIVLAHITLLVLLFLVLPFT from the coding sequence ATGTTTCGTCAATCACCGATATATCAACTAGTACTTTCATTAATTCTTGCTTATTGTCTATCCTGGATTACTTTTTCAAATGAAAAAGTTTTTTGGTATTTTTATACTTTTTCCGTATTTTTCCTTATGGCAGCTTTTTTCTATTTTTCCAAAATGGAAGAAGACAACAATTCAATCCGCTTAAGTTTTCTTGGAATAATGTTCGGTTTGCTCTCTTATGCGGGTATTCTAGGAACATATCTCATAATGGACATGGGACCAGCCTATTTGACAAATAGTATAGATAAATTTTTAAGTCATTATGGACCAACAGCTATTTGGCATTATCTATTACTAATTTTCATCATTGCTCCTGGGGAAGAGGTTTTTTGGAGAGGATTAATCCAACAACAATTGAAAAAATATATGCAACCTAAGTTTGCTGTTATCTTGAGTTCCCTACTTTTTGGGTTGTCGTTCATTTTCACTGGTTTTTGGATAGGTATATTAGGAGGATTTTTCGTAGGTCTCGTCTTTGGTATACTATATGAGTGGAAAAAAAGTATCACTGCTATTGTTCTAGCACACATTACATTGCTAGTTCTATTGTTTTTAGTATTACCTTTCACTTGA
- a CDS encoding DUF2187 family protein — protein sequence MKIAEVGNIIEFKDGLQGIVEKVNENSVIVNLTYMENFNELETEEKTVINHKRYKILYSNED from the coding sequence ATGAAAATAGCTGAAGTTGGGAATATTATTGAATTCAAAGATGGTCTTCAAGGTATTGTAGAGAAAGTCAATGAAAACTCGGTCATCGTAAACTTAACTTATATGGAAAACTTTAACGAACTGGAGACAGAAGAGAAAACAGTTATCAATCATAAGCGTTATAAAATATTATATAGTAATGAAGATTAA